One genomic segment of Candidatus Goldiibacteriota bacterium includes these proteins:
- a CDS encoding nitroreductase family protein — protein MQDPKTHLDRNETLRSIRDRRSIRTFADRQVSDDDLLTILHAAHQAPSAHNQQPWKFIVLKDSAKNSLAAMVSERSSNFPKPSAALLRMASRSIINAPVVVAVMNTGELIERGTELFKIEKEAAHDFFRIMEVQSSAASVQNMLLAATSLGLGTVWLGVLALMQKEVLGFLGEPGGEFVAIVPIGYPIKPGVQPAKHTLDMVVKYL, from the coding sequence ATGCAGGATCCTAAAACGCATCTGGACAGAAATGAAACCCTGCGCAGTATAAGGGACAGAAGGAGTATACGCACGTTTGCTGACAGGCAGGTAAGCGACGATGACCTGCTGACAATTCTTCACGCTGCTCATCAGGCGCCGTCGGCCCATAATCAGCAGCCCTGGAAATTTATCGTTTTAAAAGACAGCGCGAAAAACAGCCTTGCGGCTATGGTAAGCGAGCGTTCGTCAAATTTTCCAAAGCCTTCAGCCGCGCTTTTAAGGATGGCTTCCCGCAGCATTATTAACGCTCCGGTTGTCGTGGCTGTAATGAATACCGGCGAGCTTATTGAAAGGGGAACAGAACTTTTTAAGATAGAAAAAGAAGCCGCGCATGACTTTTTCAGGATAATGGAGGTTCAAAGTTCGGCGGCAAGCGTGCAAAATATGCTGTTGGCCGCAACTTCGCTGGGGCTGGGTACAGTATGGCTTGGCGTGCTTGCCTTAATGCAGAAAGAGGTGCTTGGATTTTTGGGCGAGCCCGGAGGAGAATTTGTGGCGATTGTCCCGATAGGATATCCAATTAAACCCGGCGTTCAGCCAGCCAAACACACGCTTGATATGGTGGTAAAATATTTGTAA
- the serS gene encoding serine--tRNA ligase encodes MLDIKLIRDNPAAIKTSLAKKGVKPEAIDEVLAIDLKRREIIGTVEALKAENNKKNPEIAKLKKEGKDATALLAEMKTCSDKVKAMDADLSKLDEELTLKLLYIPNMPDESVPVGADETANVETSQWGQKKTFSFKPKPHWEIAEHLGILDSERAVKVTGARFVFYKGAGARLERALINFMLDTQTVENGYTELLPPILVNRESMTGTGQLPKFEEDSFKLTGPDFFLTPTAEVPVTNIHRDEILPEKSLPVCYTAYTPCFRKEAGSYGKDMKGIVRMHQFNKVELVKFTTPESSYDELEKLLKDAESILQKLNLHYRILLLSTGDMTFSSAKTYDIEVWHEGAARYWETSSCSCFTDYQARRARIRFKDKENKTRHVHTLNGSGLATSRLLPAILEAYQTENMEVIIPEALRPYMGGMEKITK; translated from the coding sequence ATGCTTGACATTAAATTAATACGCGATAACCCGGCGGCTATAAAAACCTCCCTTGCAAAAAAAGGGGTAAAACCGGAAGCTATAGACGAAGTGCTGGCAATTGACTTAAAGCGCCGCGAAATTATAGGCACCGTTGAAGCGCTAAAAGCAGAAAACAATAAAAAGAACCCGGAAATTGCAAAATTAAAAAAAGAGGGCAAAGACGCAACAGCCCTTCTGGCGGAAATGAAAACCTGCTCTGACAAAGTAAAAGCAATGGACGCGGACCTTTCCAAACTTGATGAGGAGCTTACCCTTAAACTTTTATACATCCCCAACATGCCTGATGAATCAGTACCTGTTGGCGCGGATGAAACGGCAAACGTGGAAACTTCACAATGGGGGCAGAAAAAAACTTTTTCTTTTAAGCCAAAACCCCACTGGGAAATAGCGGAACACCTTGGCATACTTGATTCAGAACGCGCTGTAAAGGTAACAGGCGCAAGGTTCGTATTTTATAAAGGCGCGGGCGCAAGGCTTGAACGCGCGCTTATTAACTTTATGCTTGATACACAGACAGTTGAAAACGGCTATACGGAATTATTGCCCCCTATTCTTGTGAACCGCGAATCCATGACAGGCACGGGTCAGCTGCCCAAGTTTGAAGAAGACTCTTTTAAACTTACAGGCCCGGATTTCTTCTTAACCCCTACCGCGGAAGTGCCTGTGACAAATATACACAGGGACGAAATACTTCCGGAAAAAAGCCTTCCTGTCTGTTATACCGCGTATACCCCCTGTTTCAGAAAAGAAGCCGGAAGCTACGGCAAGGATATGAAAGGCATTGTACGCATGCACCAGTTTAATAAAGTGGAGCTGGTAAAATTCACCACCCCCGAATCATCCTATGACGAACTTGAAAAACTTTTGAAAGACGCAGAAAGCATTCTGCAGAAGCTTAACCTGCACTACAGGATATTACTGCTGTCCACGGGAGACATGACATTTTCTTCCGCTAAAACATATGACATTGAAGTATGGCATGAAGGCGCGGCGCGTTACTGGGAAACATCTTCCTGCAGCTGTTTTACAGATTATCAGGCACGCAGGGCCAGGATTCGTTTTAAAGACAAAGAGAACAAAACCCGCCACGTGCATACATTAAACGGCTCCGGGCTTGCCACATCAAGATTATTGCCCGCTATACTTGAAGCGTACCAGACAGAAAACATGGAAGTAATAATTCCTGAAGCCTTAAGGCCTTACATGGGCGGGATGGAAAAGATAACAAAATAG
- a CDS encoding hemolysin III family protein, with product MAENTVQISEKQTVGEEIANSIIHGIGALLSIAGLVIIIVIAAKKGGALRITTLSIYGASMIIMFLMSTMSHSLVPVKAKNVFEILDHSAVYTLIAGTYTPICLLLTGGAWGWTFFGIVWGLAILGIVFKVFFTGRYIKLSSAIYVIMGWLILAAIWPVIKTVPKEFLLWLLAGGLLYTFGVIFYVWRKIKYHHAIWHMFVLGAAVCHFFALLMFVA from the coding sequence ATGGCTGAAAACACAGTGCAAATATCAGAAAAACAGACAGTGGGCGAAGAGATTGCCAACAGTATAATTCACGGGATAGGCGCTTTATTAAGCATTGCCGGGCTGGTTATAATTATTGTAATTGCCGCTAAAAAAGGGGGCGCTTTAAGGATAACCACTCTTTCTATTTACGGCGCCAGCATGATAATAATGTTTCTTATGTCCACCATGTCGCACAGCCTTGTTCCGGTTAAGGCAAAAAATGTTTTTGAAATACTTGACCATTCCGCCGTATATACCCTGATAGCCGGCACATATACTCCCATATGCCTGCTTTTAACCGGCGGAGCGTGGGGGTGGACGTTTTTCGGAATAGTGTGGGGGCTTGCCATACTTGGGATTGTATTCAAAGTATTTTTTACGGGAAGATATATTAAACTGTCATCGGCAATTTATGTAATTATGGGCTGGCTTATACTGGCTGCCATTTGGCCTGTGATAAAAACAGTTCCAAAAGAGTTTCTGTTGTGGCTTTTAGCCGGCGGCCTGCTTTATACTTTTGGCGTAATATTTTATGTCTGGCGTAAGATTAAATACCACCACGCCATATGGCATATGTTTGTACTTGGCGCGGCTGTGTGCCATTTTTTTGCCCTGTTGATGTTTGTGGCATAA
- a CDS encoding MTH1187 family thiamine-binding protein → MAIMDISIVPIGTNKTSVSGYLVNAIKILQEKGAKYHICPMGTVVEGEVNELYDCARTMHEEVFCDIDVQRVVVTIKIDDRRDIHAVTMEKKVKSLNDKVRYKK, encoded by the coding sequence ATGGCGATAATGGACATTTCTATTGTTCCCATAGGAACCAATAAAACATCTGTAAGCGGGTATCTGGTAAACGCGATAAAGATTCTTCAGGAAAAAGGGGCGAAATATCACATTTGCCCCATGGGTACTGTAGTTGAAGGCGAAGTAAATGAACTTTATGACTGCGCGCGTACCATGCACGAAGAAGTGTTCTGTGACATTGACGTGCAGAGGGTTGTAGTAACAATAAAGATAGATGACAGGCGGGATATTCACGCGGTTACAATGGAAAAAAAGGTAAAATCACTTAACGACAAGGTAAGGTATAAAAAATAA
- a CDS encoding radical SAM protein: MKYLFGPVASRRLGLSLGVDLLEKKHCNLNCVYCELGRTEGKSLSAERGLFVKTQDVAAELEEFFKNGGKADVVTFSGAGEPTLALNLKEMILAAKKISPCKVAVLTNGVLLYMPEVRDALNEADIVVPSFDAATKNTFLKVNRPAAGVDFDLMLQGLKDFCAGYKGRIFLEILLVEGINDSLAELFEMRKFINSVENIEKIQLNTVARAGAEEYAKPVDADAAKRACLILGPKAEAVSGYSGARIEAQEEELKSIVYESARLRPVSAEEVSAMLNVNQSEAQELLWELEYDGLVNKTVRDGIEFFIGKHV, from the coding sequence GTGAAATATTTATTTGGGCCGGTTGCTTCAAGAAGGCTTGGTTTGTCGCTTGGTGTTGACCTGCTTGAAAAAAAACACTGCAACTTAAACTGTGTTTATTGCGAACTTGGAAGGACAGAAGGCAAATCGCTTTCAGCTGAACGCGGCCTGTTTGTTAAAACGCAGGATGTTGCCGCGGAGCTTGAAGAGTTTTTCAAAAATGGCGGAAAAGCCGATGTGGTTACGTTTTCCGGCGCAGGCGAGCCTACGCTTGCCTTAAATTTAAAAGAAATGATTCTGGCCGCCAAAAAAATATCACCCTGCAAAGTCGCTGTCCTGACAAACGGCGTGCTTTTATACATGCCGGAAGTAAGAGACGCATTAAACGAAGCTGATATAGTGGTGCCTTCGTTTGATGCGGCCACAAAAAATACTTTTTTAAAGGTTAACAGGCCTGCGGCGGGTGTGGATTTTGACTTAATGCTGCAGGGTTTGAAGGATTTTTGTGCCGGATACAAAGGCAGGATATTTTTAGAGATACTGCTTGTGGAAGGAATAAACGACAGCCTTGCGGAATTGTTTGAAATGCGTAAATTTATTAACAGCGTTGAAAACATAGAAAAAATACAGTTAAACACCGTTGCCCGCGCCGGCGCGGAAGAATACGCAAAACCCGTTGACGCGGACGCGGCAAAACGCGCCTGCCTGATACTGGGGCCAAAGGCAGAAGCGGTTTCGGGATATTCCGGCGCAAGAATTGAAGCGCAGGAAGAAGAGTTAAAGAGCATTGTATATGAAAGTGCCAGATTAAGGCCTGTATCTGCCGAAGAGGTAAGCGCTATGCTGAATGTAAACCAAAGTGAAGCGCAGGAGCTTTTATGGGAACTTGAATATGACGGGCTGGTGAATAAAACAGTCAGGGATGGTATAGAATTCTTTATTGGCAAGCATGTTTAA
- a CDS encoding DUF89 family protein yields MKTYPECLPCLLKQAIQAARLVGADEKNIMRVAAKVEEFLETVDIDKNPPSISRNMHRLIRAELKDSDPYLAIKEKYNRIAMEMYESVKVKVKGSNDPLLAAVRAAIAGNVIDFGVQLEFDLEADLNDIMRKDFAAFDYESFKEALSANREVLYLGDNTGETVFDRILIEEIKRIYGTKITYAVKESPILNDALHEDAVFAGIDKIADVISSGADSPGIVLEYASEDFKKRFYSAGMIISKGQGNFESLYGEPVPAFFLLKLKCEVIAKHIGLPLGGIVLKKG; encoded by the coding sequence ATGAAAACATATCCCGAATGCCTGCCGTGCCTTTTAAAGCAGGCAATACAGGCGGCGCGCCTTGTCGGAGCTGATGAAAAGAACATTATGAGGGTCGCGGCCAAAGTTGAAGAATTTCTTGAAACCGTGGATATTGATAAAAATCCTCCAAGTATCAGCCGTAATATGCACAGGCTTATAAGGGCGGAATTGAAAGATTCTGACCCGTATCTGGCGATAAAAGAGAAGTATAACCGTATTGCTATGGAAATGTATGAGAGTGTGAAGGTAAAAGTTAAAGGGTCCAATGACCCGCTTCTGGCGGCTGTAAGGGCGGCAATAGCCGGAAATGTCATAGATTTTGGAGTACAGCTTGAGTTTGACCTTGAAGCTGATTTGAATGACATAATGCGGAAAGACTTTGCCGCGTTTGATTATGAAAGTTTTAAAGAGGCATTGTCGGCGAATAGAGAGGTTTTGTATCTTGGTGATAACACGGGAGAAACCGTATTTGACAGGATACTGATAGAAGAGATAAAACGCATATACGGTACAAAGATTACTTATGCTGTGAAAGAAAGCCCCATCTTAAACGATGCGCTTCATGAAGACGCGGTTTTCGCGGGAATTGATAAAATTGCGGATGTAATTTCCTCCGGCGCTGATTCGCCCGGCATTGTCCTTGAATACGCGTCCGAAGATTTTAAAAAACGTTTTTATTCCGCGGGAATGATAATAAGCAAAGGGCAGGGTAATTTTGAATCGCTGTATGGGGAACCTGTACCGGCATTTTTTCTTTTGAAATTAAAGTGTGAAGTGATAGCAAAACATATAGGTTTACCGCTGGGCGGGATTGTACTTAAGAAGGGATGA
- a CDS encoding AAA family ATPase, with the protein MRWNMFLGFTGPNASGKGEAIKYLVERKKFIAASLSDILRDEAKLRGKEPVRDNLIIIGNELRNNEGPAVLAARTIKKIKNSPQAVIDSIRNVYEIEELRKNLPGFKLIGISADVKTRFERSLKRARPGDAATIEDFIKKEEKENTADEKAQQLSRCYDLADIKIDNSGTFEQLTGKLDTILKELEYQPYSRPSWDEYFMKMAYLVAERSTCLRHHVGAVIVKNNYVVSTGYNGAAAGVKDCTELGCLRDQMGIASGTRHEICRAIHAEQNAIIQAALHGGGTQGATIYCTHSPCIICAKMVVNAKIKRFVTANHYPDKNYQDLFAEAGIEFCVVKRPELTISVLD; encoded by the coding sequence ATGAGGTGGAATATGTTTCTGGGATTCACGGGACCTAACGCGTCAGGCAAAGGCGAGGCCATAAAATATCTTGTTGAAAGAAAAAAATTCATAGCCGCTTCGCTGTCCGATATTCTGCGTGACGAAGCCAAATTAAGGGGCAAAGAACCGGTAAGGGACAACCTTATTATTATAGGAAATGAATTAAGGAATAATGAAGGCCCCGCGGTTCTTGCCGCAAGGACAATCAAAAAAATAAAAAATTCGCCTCAGGCGGTTATTGACAGCATTAGAAATGTATATGAAATTGAGGAATTAAGAAAGAACCTTCCCGGCTTTAAATTAATAGGGATAAGCGCTGACGTAAAAACGCGTTTTGAAAGGTCGCTTAAGCGGGCACGCCCGGGTGATGCCGCCACCATTGAAGACTTTATAAAAAAAGAAGAAAAAGAAAATACCGCGGATGAAAAGGCACAGCAGCTTTCCCGGTGCTATGATCTGGCGGATATAAAAATAGATAATTCAGGAACCTTTGAACAGCTGACAGGTAAGCTGGATACAATTCTTAAAGAACTTGAATATCAGCCGTATTCACGCCCGTCGTGGGATGAGTATTTTATGAAAATGGCGTATCTTGTGGCGGAGCGTTCCACCTGCCTGCGCCACCACGTGGGTGCTGTTATTGTTAAAAATAATTATGTTGTCAGTACCGGTTATAACGGCGCGGCGGCAGGGGTTAAAGACTGCACGGAACTTGGCTGTCTTCGCGACCAGATGGGAATTGCGTCAGGAACTAGGCACGAAATCTGCCGCGCGATTCATGCGGAGCAGAATGCCATAATACAGGCCGCGCTTCATGGCGGCGGTACGCAGGGCGCCACAATTTACTGCACTCATTCGCCTTGTATTATTTGCGCAAAGATGGTTGTTAACGCCAAAATAAAAAGATTCGTGACCGCCAACCATTATCCTGATAAAAATTATCAGGATCTTTTTGCTGAAGCCGGAATTGAATTCTGCGTGGTAAAAAGGCCGGAGCTCACGATATCTGTGCTTGATTAA
- a CDS encoding L,D-transpeptidase: MRRVIILFSLIAAAFTAVYASNFDFLKEFLEEGDTHVIYVNKPEKKLYLLSSALEVMLVYDIASGSGGGDKVYQKDMCTPAGEYRITEIYTLMEPWQLVLAEERLKDAVMRNEDTGEIKQKVKQLRDNFNQGRNNLTSLNKTYYRAKDGYTRYGTTQDLGINSYGPVFMRLDFPNAKDYKKYRKAVREGRVPKNEDGTYAEIGGGIAIHGTNDPVSIGHDASQGCVRMRNSDVIELSMYVKEGMRVVIR; encoded by the coding sequence ATGCGCAGGGTAATAATTCTTTTTTCCCTCATAGCGGCAGCTTTTACGGCTGTTTACGCGTCTAATTTTGACTTCCTTAAGGAATTTTTAGAGGAAGGCGACACCCATGTGATATATGTCAATAAACCGGAGAAAAAGCTTTATCTGCTTTCTTCCGCGCTTGAAGTGATGCTTGTTTATGATATAGCGTCCGGTTCGGGCGGCGGCGACAAAGTATATCAGAAAGACATGTGCACTCCGGCGGGCGAGTACAGAATAACAGAAATATACACGTTAATGGAACCATGGCAGCTTGTGCTTGCGGAAGAACGGTTAAAAGACGCAGTGATGCGCAACGAAGATACAGGTGAAATTAAGCAAAAGGTAAAGCAGCTGCGGGATAATTTTAATCAGGGCAGAAATAACCTGACTTCTTTAAATAAAACATATTACAGGGCAAAAGACGGATATACACGGTATGGGACAACACAGGACCTTGGCATTAATTCTTACGGCCCGGTTTTTATGAGGCTTGATTTTCCCAACGCGAAAGATTATAAAAAGTACAGAAAGGCCGTCCGTGAAGGGCGCGTGCCGAAAAACGAAGACGGGACATACGCGGAAATTGGCGGTGGTATTGCGATACACGGAACAAATGACCCGGTATCCATAGGTCATGACGCTTCTCAGGGCTGCGTGCGGATGCGTAATTCAGATGTTATAGAGTTGTCAATGTATGTGAAAGAAGGGATGAGGGTTGTTATTAGATAG
- a CDS encoding MoxR family ATPase yields MAKIVKLSAKDKELSEKIQTVFDETEKVIVGQKHMVRCLITGLLCRGHILLEGVPGLAKTLAVKTLSATIQASFSRIQFTPDLLPADLTGTRIYNAKTGEFSVSQGPIFANIILADEINRAPAKVQSALLEAMQEKQVTIGDKTFKLEEPFVVMATQNPIETEGTYPLPEAQVDRFLMKAVVGYPTREEEKEILTRMTAGEEVKTGRILKPKDILDMRASVDSVFVDESIKDYVTDIVFATRNPEEHKLKLSHLIEYGCSPRASISLILCAKALAFMDGRGYVSPDDIKECAYDVLRHRIILSYEAEAEEIKPDDVIAQIINKIKVP; encoded by the coding sequence ATGGCAAAGATTGTTAAATTATCGGCAAAGGATAAAGAACTGTCGGAAAAGATTCAAACGGTTTTTGATGAAACTGAAAAAGTAATTGTTGGGCAAAAGCACATGGTGCGATGCCTTATAACAGGACTTTTATGCAGGGGCCACATATTGCTTGAAGGCGTACCCGGCCTTGCAAAGACACTTGCGGTAAAGACCCTTTCCGCGACTATTCAGGCGTCGTTTTCACGCATTCAGTTTACCCCGGATTTATTGCCTGCTGATTTAACCGGAACAAGAATTTATAACGCGAAGACAGGAGAATTTTCGGTTTCGCAGGGGCCGATATTTGCCAATATTATACTGGCTGACGAAATTAACAGGGCGCCTGCCAAAGTGCAGTCCGCGCTTTTAGAAGCCATGCAGGAAAAACAGGTAACGATAGGAGATAAGACTTTTAAACTTGAAGAACCTTTTGTGGTAATGGCCACGCAGAATCCCATAGAGACAGAAGGGACATATCCGCTGCCTGAAGCGCAGGTGGACAGATTTCTTATGAAGGCTGTTGTAGGGTATCCCACAAGGGAAGAAGAAAAAGAAATACTTACAAGGATGACCGCGGGCGAAGAGGTAAAAACCGGCAGGATATTAAAACCAAAGGATATTCTTGATATGAGGGCGTCAGTTGATTCTGTTTTTGTGGATGAAAGTATTAAGGATTATGTCACAGATATAGTATTTGCCACACGCAATCCCGAAGAACACAAACTGAAACTTTCCCACCTTATAGAATACGGCTGTTCGCCAAGGGCTTCCATAAGCCTTATCCTGTGCGCCAAAGCCCTGGCTTTTATGGATGGCAGGGGCTATGTCTCTCCGGATGACATAAAAGAGTGCGCGTATGACGTATTAAGGCACAGAATAATCCTGTCTTACGAAGCGGAAGCGGAAGAAATAAAACCTGACGATGTTATAGCGCAGATAATCAACAAAATAAAAGTACCGTAA
- a CDS encoding DUF58 domain-containing protein translates to MISKDILKRIKKIEITAKHLVNTELQGEYLSSFKGRGIEFTEVREYNPGDDVRVIDWNVTARMNMPYIKTFIEEREMQVVFAADLSGSLNFGTRQTLKSGLMLDFTAALAFAAAINSDRVGLMGFTSVPEKYIPPKKGKKHVLRILREIVYHETKNKGTDIGAAITYLAHALKKKSTVFIVSDFIDEKDISEPLKILSHRHEVIAAVLRDPAEYEVPDMGIVPFFDPETGETQWVDTSGSGGKEKALKLQKAKDDKLFKLFRSTGVDYIKLECGGSYLKEIVSFFKKRERRLR, encoded by the coding sequence ATGATTTCAAAAGATATCCTGAAACGAATAAAAAAAATAGAGATTACCGCGAAGCACCTTGTAAACACGGAGCTTCAGGGCGAATACCTTTCGTCGTTCAAGGGGCGCGGCATAGAATTCACAGAGGTCAGGGAGTATAATCCCGGCGATGACGTCAGGGTAATTGACTGGAATGTCACCGCCAGGATGAATATGCCCTATATCAAAACATTTATTGAAGAGCGCGAAATGCAGGTGGTCTTTGCCGCGGATTTAAGCGGCTCTTTAAATTTTGGCACCAGGCAGACCTTAAAAAGCGGGCTGATGCTTGATTTTACCGCGGCGCTTGCTTTTGCCGCGGCGATAAACAGCGACAGGGTGGGGCTTATGGGTTTTACTTCTGTTCCTGAAAAATATATTCCGCCAAAAAAGGGAAAAAAACACGTCTTAAGGATTCTGCGCGAAATTGTCTACCACGAAACAAAAAACAAAGGAACTGATATAGGCGCTGCAATTACGTACCTGGCGCACGCCTTAAAAAAGAAAAGTACGGTATTTATAGTTTCTGATTTTATTGATGAAAAAGACATATCGGAACCGCTTAAGATACTCTCGCACAGGCATGAAGTTATTGCCGCGGTACTGCGCGACCCTGCTGAATATGAAGTCCCGGATATGGGCATAGTGCCTTTTTTTGATCCGGAAACAGGGGAGACTCAGTGGGTGGATACTTCCGGCAGCGGAGGAAAAGAGAAGGCCTTAAAACTTCAGAAAGCAAAAGATGATAAATTATTCAAGCTGTTTCGGTCCACGGGGGTTGATTATATTAAACTTGAATGCGGCGGTTCTTATCTTAAGGAAATAGTCTCCTTTTTCAAAAAACGCGAAAGGAGATTAAGATGA
- a CDS encoding VWA domain-containing protein — protein sequence MRFENENLFLAAGIMAAVFILSLVLRIIFRGKVVHSNIKGISRGKTTAPFVVYLPDILKLAAVILLIIALLRPQSVKKETEEVIKGIDIIAVLDVSGSMQADDLKPNRLEAAKKVINDFVSGLKNDRVGMVVFAGKSFTQCPLTNDYEIIRTFIEQINFETVKIDGTAVGEAILNGVNRLESSGASKVMIVTTDGRSNRGIMPEEAAKIAAYKGIKIYTIGIGKKGGAQAYGFDIYGNRRPYVDNYGRPVMYEEPDEESLGRVAAVTGGRYFRATDNNALQKIYDTIAQLEKQEIKVKNYEKHEDKFYAFLIAGVILLLLALLLEAVKLLRI from the coding sequence ATGAGGTTTGAAAACGAAAATCTGTTTCTGGCAGCGGGGATAATGGCGGCTGTATTCATATTATCTCTGGTGCTTAGGATAATATTCAGGGGTAAAGTTGTCCATTCCAATATAAAAGGGATAAGCAGGGGGAAAACAACCGCGCCGTTTGTTGTGTACCTTCCGGATATCTTAAAATTAGCCGCTGTAATACTGCTTATAATAGCGCTGCTGCGGCCGCAGTCGGTGAAAAAAGAGACGGAAGAGGTAATAAAAGGCATTGATATAATCGCGGTGCTGGACGTTTCCGGAAGCATGCAGGCGGATGATTTAAAACCAAACAGGCTTGAAGCGGCAAAAAAAGTAATAAATGATTTTGTGTCGGGTTTAAAAAATGACAGGGTGGGTATGGTGGTTTTTGCCGGCAAAAGTTTCACCCAATGCCCGCTGACAAATGATTATGAAATTATCCGTACTTTTATAGAGCAGATAAATTTTGAAACGGTAAAGATAGACGGCACAGCGGTGGGCGAGGCCATATTAAACGGCGTAAACAGGCTTGAAAGTTCCGGCGCTTCCAAGGTAATGATAGTGACAACGGACGGAAGAAGCAACAGGGGAATAATGCCTGAAGAAGCGGCAAAGATTGCCGCATATAAGGGAATAAAAATATATACGATAGGAATAGGAAAAAAAGGCGGCGCGCAGGCGTATGGTTTTGATATTTACGGAAACCGCAGGCCTTATGTTGACAATTACGGCAGGCCTGTAATGTATGAAGAACCGGACGAGGAATCTTTGGGACGCGTGGCCGCTGTGACAGGCGGAAGATATTTCAGGGCAACCGATAACAATGCCCTGCAGAAAATATATGACACTATAGCGCAGCTTGAAAAACAGGAAATTAAGGTAAAAAATTATGAAAAGCACGAAGACAAGTTTTACGCGTTTTTAATAGCAGGCGTTATTTTGCTTCTTCTGGCGCTTCTGCTTGAAGCGGTTAAATTATTAAGGATTTGA
- a CDS encoding VWA domain-containing protein, with product MNLGNEKALLILIAVVPLCAYLGYRVFRILRNMYGFADKNTAANIMTPVDYRLAAAKYVFLFAALALIIIALARPQGKPIPFVNETSGIDIMIAMDVSSSMGAVDIQPNRMEVVKKGLRDFINSLAGDRVGMMTFAGVDFMQCPLTLDYETLNLIIDGLYPGMLAKDGTALDTSIRSSVDRLQSKGGKSKILILITDGENTEGGDPIAAAKYAAEKGIRIYAVGVGTKEGGKIPEGRDAWGRVYNKIYKGQEVISRLDDKELRQIAGITEGRFYRITDAGAFRKIKDDTYLMEKNKSKKEQIKYEENYTIFLLWGLILLILHYALPVRIMRSPKRITNKI from the coding sequence TTGAACTTAGGAAATGAGAAGGCATTATTAATTTTAATAGCTGTGGTGCCGCTGTGCGCTTACCTTGGATACAGGGTATTCAGAATACTGCGTAATATGTATGGATTTGCCGACAAAAATACGGCGGCTAATATTATGACGCCGGTAGATTACAGGCTGGCGGCGGCAAAATATGTTTTTCTTTTTGCCGCGCTGGCGCTTATAATTATTGCCCTTGCACGTCCGCAGGGAAAACCCATTCCGTTTGTTAATGAAACGTCCGGTATTGATATAATGATTGCCATGGATGTCTCTTCAAGCATGGGCGCGGTTGACATACAGCCCAACAGGATGGAAGTTGTAAAAAAAGGGCTTCGTGATTTTATAAACAGCCTTGCGGGAGACAGGGTGGGAATGATGACTTTTGCGGGCGTGGATTTTATGCAGTGCCCGCTGACGCTGGATTACGAAACTCTAAATCTAATTATAGACGGGCTTTATCCGGGAATGCTGGCAAAAGACGGCACCGCACTGGATACATCCATCCGCAGTTCTGTTGACCGCCTGCAGTCAAAGGGAGGAAAGTCCAAGATACTGATTCTTATTACTGACGGCGAAAATACTGAAGGCGGCGACCCGATAGCGGCGGCAAAGTATGCGGCTGAAAAGGGCATACGGATATACGCCGTGGGCGTGGGTACAAAAGAGGGCGGAAAAATCCCGGAAGGGCGCGACGCGTGGGGCAGGGTTTATAATAAAATATACAAAGGGCAGGAAGTAATATCCAGGCTTGATGATAAAGAACTGCGCCAGATAGCGGGAATTACCGAAGGCAGGTTTTACAGGATAACGGACGCCGGCGCGTTTAGAAAGATTAAGGATGATACGTATTTAATGGAAAAGAATAAAAGTAAAAAAGAACAGATAAAGTATGAAGAGAATTATACAATTTTTCTCCTGTGGGGGTTGATTCTGTTAATTCTTCATTACGCCCTGCCGGTAAGGATAATGCGGAGCCCAAAGAGAATAACCAATAAGATATAA